In one window of Gossypium arboreum isolate Shixiya-1 chromosome 4, ASM2569848v2, whole genome shotgun sequence DNA:
- the LOC108458398 gene encoding probable galacturonosyltransferase-like 10, with the protein MFLSRSVLGFIFLSSLLLFPANSIRLFKAEDESDLFMEAPVYQNGPHCPVLGKDTLICDSSIVHIAMTIDPEYLRGTIAAIHSVVKHGSCPQNVFFHFIASDSSLVVPTQLTRIVKSVFQSLSFKVYVFQKKLVSDLVSSSIRQALDNPLNYARIYLADLLETCIQKVIYLDSDTIVVDDIQKLWNINLTGSRTIGAPEYCNANFDKYFTSDFWSSPGFSKVFEGKRACYFNTGVMVMDLGRWRQGDYTREIEKWMRVQKDKRIYELGSLPPFLLVFGGDIEAIDHRWNQHGLGGDNLVNSCRTLHPGPVSLLHWSGKGKPWVRLDAKRPCSIDFLWAPYDLYKFHGYSRHRQLDGFRFDSL; encoded by the coding sequence ATGTTCCTATCAAGATCTGTTCTTGggtttattttcctttcttcactGCTTCTTTTCCCTGCAAATTCAATCAGGTTGTTTAAAGCTGAGGATGAATCAGATTTGTTCATGGAGGCACCAGTGTATCAAAATGGACCTCACTGTCCGGTTTTGGGTAAAGATACTTTGATATGTGACTCTTCCATTGTTCATATTGCAATGACCATTGATCCTGAATACTTGAGAGGCACCATTGCAGCCATCCATTCAGTTGTGAAACATGGTTCATGTCCACAAAACGTGTTCTTCCACTTCATTGCCTCCGATTCCAGCTTGGTTGTACCAACCCAACTAACTCGGATCGTGAAGTCTGTATTCCAATCTTTGAGTTTCAAGGTTTATGTTTTCCAGAAAAAGCTTGTAAGCGATCTTGTTTCATCTTCAATCCGTCAAGCTCTTGACAACCCTTTGAATTATGCAAGGATTTATTTAGCTGACTTACTTGAAACCTGCATCCAAAAAGTGATCTATTTAGATTCAGACACCATTGTTGTAGATGACATCCAAAAGCTATGGAACATAAATCTGACTGGTTCCAGAACAATTGGGGCACCCGAGTACTGCAATGCAAACTTTGACAAGTATTTCACAAGTGATTTCTGGTCAAGCCCAGGATTTTCAAAGGTATTTGAAGGCAAAAGAGCTTGTTATTTCAACACAGGTGTGATGGTTATGGATTTGGGGAGATGGAGACAAGGTGATTACACAAGGGAGATTGAGAAATGGATGAGAGTTCAGAAAGATAAAAGGATTTATGAACTGGGTTCTCTGCCACCATTTTTGTTGGTTTTTGGTGGAGATATTGAAGCCATAGATCATAGGTGGAATCAGCATGGTCTTGGTGGGGATAATTTGGTTAACAGTTGCAGAACATTGCACCCTGGTCCAGTAAGTTTGCTTCATTGGAGTGGGAAAGGGAAACCATGGGTTAGATTAGATGCAAAGAGACCTTGTTCAATTGATTTCTTGTGGGCACCCTATGATTTGTATAAATTTCATGGATATTCTCGGCATCGACAATTGGATGGATTTAGATTTGATTCTTTGTGA
- the LOC108460581 gene encoding paired amphipathic helix protein Sin3-like 2 isoform X2 has product MKRIREDIYSGSQFKRPFGSSRAESYGQNQMLGGGGVGRGGAAAGGECGGPVGGGMSQKLTTNDALTYLKEVKEMFQDQKEKYDMFLEVMKDFKAQRTDTVGVIARVKELFKGHNNLIYGFNTFLPKGYEITLHDDEAPPKKTVEFEEAISFVNKIKKRFQSNEYVYKSFLDILNMYRKEHKDINEVYNEVASLFEDHPDLLDEFTRFLPDSAAAPLTQQVPYSRTSTQRYNEQSSATPTLRHIQMDKQRRRDWIMTSHADGDLSVDRPELDDDKDILKMQKDQRKHVEKDSRDRRTREHDDPEHDNNRDFNLQRFPDKKRSGRKIEGFASNDERDTFKSMCNQGFIFCEKVKERLCSSDDHQAFLKCLNIYSYGIIKRNDLQNLVTDLLGKHPDLMNEFNQFLECCENTDGLLAGVISKKSLSGNGHTSRPVKIEEKDREQRSEMEGPKEKERYREYLAKSIQELDLSNCQRCTPSYRLLPDDYPIPSASQRSGLGAQVLNDHWVSVTSGSEDYSFKHMRRNQYEESLFRCEDDRFELDMLLESVSSTAKRVEDLLNSINENKINMDSPIRVEEYFTVLNLRCIERLYGDHGLDVMEILHKNPALALPVILTRLKQKQEEWTKCRSDFNKVWAEIYSKNHYKSLDHRSFYFKQQDSKNLSVKSLVAEIKELKEKNQKEDDVLVASVAGHRQPLAPHLNYEYLDVDIHEDLYKLIEYSCEEMCSTKEQLSKVMRLWTTFLEPMSGIPPRPNGREGTDDAGKAQNPAVNCVTSSIAESGGSPRADTTVNSTQQKAATDRDENGSPELTNSCRNGLANGETSAKEEHSSHLSRDDLKKSTQPGINMLAIGALAFEAENNHSKNNTEGASASRPSSIAAGEDHEPEANADLPHTSEGGDVTKHALLVNGGPTDDTNASRYLEAPAGPLKIEKEEGELSPNGDFEEDNFVAYGDNGLKAVPVAKHSVESGQYQSGKGSHCKDAGVENDADADDEDSENASEAGDDASGSESAGDECSHGEHEEEEVERDEVDGKAESEGEAEGTNDMHAGDGMSVSTSERFLFTVKPLAKHVPAVFPEEDQNSSRVFYANDDFYVLFRFHQILYERILSAKTNSTGVELKRKNSKESCSSDLYARFMSALYSLLDGSSDNMKFEDECRAIIGNQSYVLFTLDKLIYKLVKQLQAVATDEMDNKLLQLFEYEKSRKHARTMDSVYYENARVLLHEENIYRLKCSSSPSRLSIQLMDNVIEKPEAFAVSMEPNFSAFLHNDFLSVFPGKKEPHGVMLKRNKKKYANLDEFAAVCMAMEGVELVNGLENKIACNSYKISYVLDTEDFFYRSRRNSPPKCGSYNTQARVQRFHKFLSASQ; this is encoded by the exons ATGAAGCGAATAAGAGAGGATATATATTCCGGTTCTCAATTTAAACGCCCATTTGGTTCTTCGAGGGCTGAATC CTATGGGCAAAACCAAATGCTGGGTGGAGGGGGAGTGGGAAGGGGAGGAGCAGCAGCAGGGGGTGAATGTGGAGGACCGGTAGGAGGAGGGATGTCACAGAAACTGACTACAAATGATGCCTTAACGTATCTAAAGGAAGTGAAGGAGATGTTTCAGGATCAAAAAGAGAAATACGACATGTTCCTTGAAGTCATGAAGGATTTCAAGGCTCAGAG GACTGATACAGTTGGTGTCATTGCCCGAGTTAAGGAATTATTCAAAGGGCACAACAActtgatttatggatttaataccTTCCTACCTAAGGGATATGAAATAACCCTTCATGACGATGAGGCTCCTCCAAAAAAGACGGTTGAATTTGAAGAAGCAATCAGTTTTGTTAACAAGATAAAG AAACGATTCCAAAGCAATGAGTATGTTTATAAATCATTCCTGGATATCTTGAATATGTACAGGAAGGAGCACAAGGACATAAATGAGGTCTATAATGAG GTTGCTTCTCTTTTTGAGGACCATCCTGATCTGCTAGATGAGTTCACAAGATTTTTACCAGATTCTGCAGCAGCGCCTTTGactcaacaagttccatatagtCGAACTTCAACTCAGCGTTATAATGAGCAAAGCTCTGCTACACCCACCTTGCGGCATATACAAATGGACAAG CAACGTCGGAGGGATTGGATTATGACATCCCATGCTGACGGAGATCTCAGTGTTGATCGTCCTGAACTGGATGATGATAAAGATATCCTGAAAATGCAAAAGGACCAGAGAAAGCATGTGGAAAAGGACAGTAGGGATCGGAGAACTCGTGAACATGATGATCCTGAGCATGACAACAACAGGGATTTTAACTTGCAGCGATTTCCTGACAAAAAGAGATCGGGAAGGAAGATTGAAGGATTTGCTTCCAATGATGAgagagatacttttaaaa GCATGTGCAACCAAGGGTTCATATTCTGTGAGAAAGTTAAGGAGAGGCTATGCAGTTCTGATGACCACCAGGCATTCTTAAAGTGCCTTAATATTTATAGCTAtggaataataaaaagaaatgatTTGCAAAATTTG GTGACTGATTTACTTGGCAAGCATCCAGATCTTATGAATGAGTTCAATCAGTTCTTGGAGTGTTGTGAGAATACTG ACGGGCTTCTTGCTGGTGTTATTAGTAAAA AATCACTTAGTGGAAATGGACATACATCCAGGCCAGTGAAGATAGAGGAAAAAGATAGAGAACAGAGGAGTGAAATGGAGGGGCCTAAGGAAAAGGAGAGATACAGGGAGTATCTGGCAAAATCCATACAGGAACTTGACCTTTCCAACTGCCAACGTTGTACCCCAAGCTATCGGCTTCTGCCTGATGAt TATCCAATACCTTCGGCAAGTCAAAGATCAGGGCTTGGCGCTCAAGTGCTGAATGATCACTGGGTATCTGTGACTTCAGGAAGTGAGGATTATTCTTTTAAGCACATGCGCCGAAATCAGTATGAAGAGAGCTTATTCAGATGTGAGGATGATAG ATTTGAACTGGATATGTTGCTAGAATCTGTGAGTTCAACTGCCAAGCGTGTTGAGGACCTTCTGAACAGCATTAATGAAAATAAAATCAATATGGATTCTCCAATTCGTGTAGAAGAATACTTTACCG TTCTAAATTTGAGGTGCATTGAGCGTTTATATGGTGACCATGGTCTTGATGTAATGGAAATATTACATAAAAACCCTGCTCTTGCATTGCCTGTCATTTTAACTCGCCTGAAGCAGAAGCAAGAAGAGTGGACAAAGTGCCGTTCTGACTTTAACAAAGTTTGGGCTGAAATTTATTCAAAAAACCATTATAAATCACTTGATCATCGCAGCTTCTATTTCAAGCAGCAGGATTCGAAGAACTTGAGTGTAAAAT CTTTAGTGGCTGAAATCAAGGAGTTGAAAGAGAAGAACCAGAAAGAGGATGACGTTCTTGTGGCTAGTGTTGCTGGTCACAGACAACCCTTAGCTCCACACCTCAACTATGAATATTTGGATGTTGACATTCATGAAGACCTATATAAACTTATAGAATATTCATGTGAAGAGATGTGCTCGACTAAAGAACAGTTAAGTAAAGTAATGAGGCTCTGGACCACTTTCTTGGAGCCAATGTCGGGCATTCCTCCTCGACCTAATGGCAGAGAGGGTACTGATGATGCTGGTAAAGCTCAGAATCCTGCTGTAAACTGCGTTACGTCAAGCATTGCTGAAAGTGGTGGAAGTCCCAGAGCTGATACTACTGTTAATTCCACACAACAAAAGGCTGCCACTGACAGAGATGAGAATGGTTCACCTGAATTAACTAATTCCTGCAGAAATGGTTTGGCAAATGGGGAAACTTCAGCCAAAGAAGAACACTCAAGTCATTTATCTAGAGATGATTTAAAGAAGAGCACTCAACCTGGAATAAACATGCTGGCAATTGGAGCCCTTGCATTTGAAGCTGAAAATAATCACAGCAAAAACAATACTGAAGGGGCTTCAG CATCTAGACCTAGTAGCATTGCGGCTGGTGAGGATCATGAACCTGAAGCTAATGCAGACCTTCCGCACACATCAGAA GGTGGTGATGTAACAAAACATGCTCTATTAGTTAATGGAGGGCCTACAGATGACACTAATGCTAGTAGATATCTTGAAGCACCTGCTGGTCCCTTGAAAATTGAGAAAGAAGAAGGTGAATTATCACCTAATGGTGATTTTGAGGAGGATAATTTTGTTGCTTATGGTGATAATGGCCTAAAGGCTGTTCCAGTGGCGAAGCATAGTGTTGAAAGTGGACAGTATCAGTCTGGAAAAGGGTCACATTGTAAGGATGCTGGAGTTGAAAATGATGCAGATGCTGATGATGAGGATAGTGAAAATGCCTCTGAGGCTGGTGATGATGCATCAGGCAGTGAGTCTGCAGGTGATGAATGCTCTCATGGAGAGCACGAAGAGGAAGAGGTTGAGCGTGATGAAGTTGATGGTAAGGCCGAGAGTGAAGGTGAAGCCGAAGGGACGAATGATATGCATGCAGGAGATGGCATGTCTGTGTCAACTTCCGAACGGTTTCTTTTTACGGTGAAGCCTCTTGCGAAACACGTACCTGCAGTTTTTCCTGAAGAAGATCAAAACAGTTCTCGGGTTTTTTATGCAAATGATGATTTCTATGTTCTTTTCAGATTTCATCAA ATCCTATATGAAAGAATActttctgcgaaaacaaactcaaCAGGTGTTGAGTTAAAGCGGAAAAACTCAAAAGAATCGTGTTCTTCAGATTTATATGCCAG ATTTATGAGTGCACTGTACAGTCTACTTGATGGATCTTCTGACAATATGAAGTTTGAAGATGAATGTCGGGCAATAATAGGAAACCAGTCATACGTATTATTCACATTGGACAAGTTAATATATAAATTGGTTAAGCAG CTTCAAGCTGTTGCAACAGATGAGATGGATAATAAGCTTCTTCAACTGTTTGAGTATGAAAAATCCCGGAAACATGCAAGGACGATGGATTCAGTGTATTATGAAAATGCGCGTGTCCTCCTTCATGAGGAGAATATTTATCGATTGAAATGT TCATCTTCTCCATCTCGATTATCTATTCAGCTGATGGACAATGTGATTGAAAAGCCCGAGGCTTTTGCTGTTTCAATGGAACCTAATTTTTCAGCTTTTTTGCACAATGATTTTCTATCAGTCTTTCCTGGGAAAAAGGAACCACATGGTGTTATGCTAAAGAG AAACAAGAAAAAATATGCAAACCTAGATGAATTTGCTGCCGTTTGCATGGCTATGGAAGGCGTTGAACTGGTTAATGGCTTAGAGAACAAGATAGCCTGCAATTCATACAAG ATTTCTTATGTGTTGGACACCGAAGATTTCTTCTATCGTAGTAGAAGAAATTCGCCACCAAAATGCGGATCATATAATACTCAGGCAAGAGTACAACGGTTCCATAAATTTTTATCGGCTTCCCAATAA
- the LOC108460581 gene encoding paired amphipathic helix protein Sin3-like 2 isoform X1 gives MKRIREDIYSGSQFKRPFGSSRAESYGQNQMLGGGGVGRGGAAAGGECGGPVGGGMSQKLTTNDALTYLKEVKEMFQDQKEKYDMFLEVMKDFKAQRTDTVGVIARVKELFKGHNNLIYGFNTFLPKGYEITLHDDEAPPKKTVEFEEAISFVNKIKKRFQSNEYVYKSFLDILNMYRKEHKDINEVYNEVASLFEDHPDLLDEFTRFLPDSAAAPLTQQVPYSRTSTQRYNEQSSATPTLRHIQMDKQRRRDWIMTSHADGDLSVDRPELDDDKDILKMQKDQRKHVEKDSRDRRTREHDDPEHDNNRDFNLQRFPDKKRSGRKIEGFASNDERDTFKSMCNQGFIFCEKVKERLCSSDDHQAFLKCLNIYSYGIIKRNDLQNLVTDLLGKHPDLMNEFNQFLECCENTDGLLAGVISKKSLSGNGHTSRPVKIEEKDREQRSEMEGPKEKERYREYLAKSIQELDLSNCQRCTPSYRLLPDDYPIPSASQRSGLGAQVLNDHWVSVTSGSEDYSFKHMRRNQYEESLFRCEDDRFELDMLLESVSSTAKRVEDLLNSINENKINMDSPIRVEEYFTVLNLRCIERLYGDHGLDVMEILHKNPALALPVILTRLKQKQEEWTKCRSDFNKVWAEIYSKNHYKSLDHRSFYFKQQDSKNLSVKSLVAEIKELKEKNQKEDDVLVASVAGHRQPLAPHLNYEYLDVDIHEDLYKLIEYSCEEMCSTKEQLSKVMRLWTTFLEPMSGIPPRPNGREGTDDAGKAQNPAVNCVTSSIAESGGSPRADTTVNSTQQKAATDRDENGSPELTNSCRNGLANGETSAKEEHSSHLSRDDLKKSTQPGINMLAIGALAFEAENNHSKNNTEGASAASRPSSIAAGEDHEPEANADLPHTSEGGDVTKHALLVNGGPTDDTNASRYLEAPAGPLKIEKEEGELSPNGDFEEDNFVAYGDNGLKAVPVAKHSVESGQYQSGKGSHCKDAGVENDADADDEDSENASEAGDDASGSESAGDECSHGEHEEEEVERDEVDGKAESEGEAEGTNDMHAGDGMSVSTSERFLFTVKPLAKHVPAVFPEEDQNSSRVFYANDDFYVLFRFHQILYERILSAKTNSTGVELKRKNSKESCSSDLYARFMSALYSLLDGSSDNMKFEDECRAIIGNQSYVLFTLDKLIYKLVKQLQAVATDEMDNKLLQLFEYEKSRKHARTMDSVYYENARVLLHEENIYRLKCSSSPSRLSIQLMDNVIEKPEAFAVSMEPNFSAFLHNDFLSVFPGKKEPHGVMLKRNKKKYANLDEFAAVCMAMEGVELVNGLENKIACNSYKISYVLDTEDFFYRSRRNSPPKCGSYNTQARVQRFHKFLSASQ, from the exons ATGAAGCGAATAAGAGAGGATATATATTCCGGTTCTCAATTTAAACGCCCATTTGGTTCTTCGAGGGCTGAATC CTATGGGCAAAACCAAATGCTGGGTGGAGGGGGAGTGGGAAGGGGAGGAGCAGCAGCAGGGGGTGAATGTGGAGGACCGGTAGGAGGAGGGATGTCACAGAAACTGACTACAAATGATGCCTTAACGTATCTAAAGGAAGTGAAGGAGATGTTTCAGGATCAAAAAGAGAAATACGACATGTTCCTTGAAGTCATGAAGGATTTCAAGGCTCAGAG GACTGATACAGTTGGTGTCATTGCCCGAGTTAAGGAATTATTCAAAGGGCACAACAActtgatttatggatttaataccTTCCTACCTAAGGGATATGAAATAACCCTTCATGACGATGAGGCTCCTCCAAAAAAGACGGTTGAATTTGAAGAAGCAATCAGTTTTGTTAACAAGATAAAG AAACGATTCCAAAGCAATGAGTATGTTTATAAATCATTCCTGGATATCTTGAATATGTACAGGAAGGAGCACAAGGACATAAATGAGGTCTATAATGAG GTTGCTTCTCTTTTTGAGGACCATCCTGATCTGCTAGATGAGTTCACAAGATTTTTACCAGATTCTGCAGCAGCGCCTTTGactcaacaagttccatatagtCGAACTTCAACTCAGCGTTATAATGAGCAAAGCTCTGCTACACCCACCTTGCGGCATATACAAATGGACAAG CAACGTCGGAGGGATTGGATTATGACATCCCATGCTGACGGAGATCTCAGTGTTGATCGTCCTGAACTGGATGATGATAAAGATATCCTGAAAATGCAAAAGGACCAGAGAAAGCATGTGGAAAAGGACAGTAGGGATCGGAGAACTCGTGAACATGATGATCCTGAGCATGACAACAACAGGGATTTTAACTTGCAGCGATTTCCTGACAAAAAGAGATCGGGAAGGAAGATTGAAGGATTTGCTTCCAATGATGAgagagatacttttaaaa GCATGTGCAACCAAGGGTTCATATTCTGTGAGAAAGTTAAGGAGAGGCTATGCAGTTCTGATGACCACCAGGCATTCTTAAAGTGCCTTAATATTTATAGCTAtggaataataaaaagaaatgatTTGCAAAATTTG GTGACTGATTTACTTGGCAAGCATCCAGATCTTATGAATGAGTTCAATCAGTTCTTGGAGTGTTGTGAGAATACTG ACGGGCTTCTTGCTGGTGTTATTAGTAAAA AATCACTTAGTGGAAATGGACATACATCCAGGCCAGTGAAGATAGAGGAAAAAGATAGAGAACAGAGGAGTGAAATGGAGGGGCCTAAGGAAAAGGAGAGATACAGGGAGTATCTGGCAAAATCCATACAGGAACTTGACCTTTCCAACTGCCAACGTTGTACCCCAAGCTATCGGCTTCTGCCTGATGAt TATCCAATACCTTCGGCAAGTCAAAGATCAGGGCTTGGCGCTCAAGTGCTGAATGATCACTGGGTATCTGTGACTTCAGGAAGTGAGGATTATTCTTTTAAGCACATGCGCCGAAATCAGTATGAAGAGAGCTTATTCAGATGTGAGGATGATAG ATTTGAACTGGATATGTTGCTAGAATCTGTGAGTTCAACTGCCAAGCGTGTTGAGGACCTTCTGAACAGCATTAATGAAAATAAAATCAATATGGATTCTCCAATTCGTGTAGAAGAATACTTTACCG TTCTAAATTTGAGGTGCATTGAGCGTTTATATGGTGACCATGGTCTTGATGTAATGGAAATATTACATAAAAACCCTGCTCTTGCATTGCCTGTCATTTTAACTCGCCTGAAGCAGAAGCAAGAAGAGTGGACAAAGTGCCGTTCTGACTTTAACAAAGTTTGGGCTGAAATTTATTCAAAAAACCATTATAAATCACTTGATCATCGCAGCTTCTATTTCAAGCAGCAGGATTCGAAGAACTTGAGTGTAAAAT CTTTAGTGGCTGAAATCAAGGAGTTGAAAGAGAAGAACCAGAAAGAGGATGACGTTCTTGTGGCTAGTGTTGCTGGTCACAGACAACCCTTAGCTCCACACCTCAACTATGAATATTTGGATGTTGACATTCATGAAGACCTATATAAACTTATAGAATATTCATGTGAAGAGATGTGCTCGACTAAAGAACAGTTAAGTAAAGTAATGAGGCTCTGGACCACTTTCTTGGAGCCAATGTCGGGCATTCCTCCTCGACCTAATGGCAGAGAGGGTACTGATGATGCTGGTAAAGCTCAGAATCCTGCTGTAAACTGCGTTACGTCAAGCATTGCTGAAAGTGGTGGAAGTCCCAGAGCTGATACTACTGTTAATTCCACACAACAAAAGGCTGCCACTGACAGAGATGAGAATGGTTCACCTGAATTAACTAATTCCTGCAGAAATGGTTTGGCAAATGGGGAAACTTCAGCCAAAGAAGAACACTCAAGTCATTTATCTAGAGATGATTTAAAGAAGAGCACTCAACCTGGAATAAACATGCTGGCAATTGGAGCCCTTGCATTTGAAGCTGAAAATAATCACAGCAAAAACAATACTGAAGGGGCTTCAG CAGCATCTAGACCTAGTAGCATTGCGGCTGGTGAGGATCATGAACCTGAAGCTAATGCAGACCTTCCGCACACATCAGAA GGTGGTGATGTAACAAAACATGCTCTATTAGTTAATGGAGGGCCTACAGATGACACTAATGCTAGTAGATATCTTGAAGCACCTGCTGGTCCCTTGAAAATTGAGAAAGAAGAAGGTGAATTATCACCTAATGGTGATTTTGAGGAGGATAATTTTGTTGCTTATGGTGATAATGGCCTAAAGGCTGTTCCAGTGGCGAAGCATAGTGTTGAAAGTGGACAGTATCAGTCTGGAAAAGGGTCACATTGTAAGGATGCTGGAGTTGAAAATGATGCAGATGCTGATGATGAGGATAGTGAAAATGCCTCTGAGGCTGGTGATGATGCATCAGGCAGTGAGTCTGCAGGTGATGAATGCTCTCATGGAGAGCACGAAGAGGAAGAGGTTGAGCGTGATGAAGTTGATGGTAAGGCCGAGAGTGAAGGTGAAGCCGAAGGGACGAATGATATGCATGCAGGAGATGGCATGTCTGTGTCAACTTCCGAACGGTTTCTTTTTACGGTGAAGCCTCTTGCGAAACACGTACCTGCAGTTTTTCCTGAAGAAGATCAAAACAGTTCTCGGGTTTTTTATGCAAATGATGATTTCTATGTTCTTTTCAGATTTCATCAA ATCCTATATGAAAGAATActttctgcgaaaacaaactcaaCAGGTGTTGAGTTAAAGCGGAAAAACTCAAAAGAATCGTGTTCTTCAGATTTATATGCCAG ATTTATGAGTGCACTGTACAGTCTACTTGATGGATCTTCTGACAATATGAAGTTTGAAGATGAATGTCGGGCAATAATAGGAAACCAGTCATACGTATTATTCACATTGGACAAGTTAATATATAAATTGGTTAAGCAG CTTCAAGCTGTTGCAACAGATGAGATGGATAATAAGCTTCTTCAACTGTTTGAGTATGAAAAATCCCGGAAACATGCAAGGACGATGGATTCAGTGTATTATGAAAATGCGCGTGTCCTCCTTCATGAGGAGAATATTTATCGATTGAAATGT TCATCTTCTCCATCTCGATTATCTATTCAGCTGATGGACAATGTGATTGAAAAGCCCGAGGCTTTTGCTGTTTCAATGGAACCTAATTTTTCAGCTTTTTTGCACAATGATTTTCTATCAGTCTTTCCTGGGAAAAAGGAACCACATGGTGTTATGCTAAAGAG AAACAAGAAAAAATATGCAAACCTAGATGAATTTGCTGCCGTTTGCATGGCTATGGAAGGCGTTGAACTGGTTAATGGCTTAGAGAACAAGATAGCCTGCAATTCATACAAG ATTTCTTATGTGTTGGACACCGAAGATTTCTTCTATCGTAGTAGAAGAAATTCGCCACCAAAATGCGGATCATATAATACTCAGGCAAGAGTACAACGGTTCCATAAATTTTTATCGGCTTCCCAATAA
- the LOC108460839 gene encoding uncharacterized protein LOC108460839 yields MVSDFASNVSLPCPSKKKRTNRLAKLKQYKLDVRREQWLSQVKNKDCKVDLNGCAGSPPFSTKRADEQNKSLRNLETNLREEESEDALSIHESDLESLMNCPIQSNLGKNDTKEAISAHSCSGSSSGSCSGSVSEEEKDGCLDNWEDVADALSADDSQHNSPMNSPAKSETMVECAGADQQFKDQGIDQSNSESKQTVYGSHTNCRAWRPDDVLRPRSLPSLSKQHDISLNSDWYSGHGAITWKQRSTMYHPSSCPICYEDLDATDSSFLPCLCGFLLCLFCHKRILEVDGRCPGCRKHYDSINRNICFNR; encoded by the exons ATGGTTTCTGATTTCGCCTCCAATGTTTCTCTGCCTTGCCCTTCTAAGAAGAAGAGA ACAAATAGATTAGCGAAATTGAAGCAGTATAAGCTCGATGTTAGGCGTGAACAATGGCTGTCTCAAG TAAAGAACAAGGACTGCAAAGTGGATTTGAATGGGTGTGCTGGGTCTCCTCCATTTTCCACAAAGAGAGCTGATGAACAGAACAAATCATTGCGCAATTTGGAAACAAATTTGAGGGAAGAGGAAAGTGAAGATGCACTGAGCATTCATGAAAGTGATTTGGAGTCCTTGATGAACTGCCCCATTCAAAGCAATCTGGGAAAAAATGACACAAAAGAAGCTATTAGTGCACATAGCTGCAGTGGCAGTAGCAGTGGTTCTTGTTCTGGAAGTGTCAGTGAGGAAGAGAAGGATGGGTGCCTAGACAATTGGGAGGATGTTGCAGATGCCTTGAGTGCAGATGACAGTCAACATAACTCACCCATGAATTCTCCTGCTAAATCTGAAACAATGGTTGAATGTGCTGGTGCTGACCAACAGTTCAAGGACCAAGGAATAGATCAGTCAAATTCAGAGAGTAAGCAAACAGTTTATGGTTCCCATACGAATTGTCGAGCATGGAGACCTGATGATGTTTTGCGTCCTCGAAGTCTGCCAAGCCTTTCTAAACAGCATGACATTTCTTTGAATTCGGATTGGTATAGTGGCCATGGGGCTATCACCTGGAAACAGAGGAGCACTATGTATCACCCTTCTTCATGCCCTATCTGCTATGAGGACTTGGATGCCACAGATTCTAGTTTTCTCCCTTGTTTATGCGGATTTCTGCTTTGCCTCTTctgtcacaaaaggattcttgaaGTGGATGGGCGGTGTCCTGGATGTAGGAAACATTATGATAGCATTAATAGAAATATATGTTTCAATAGATGA